The Rhinolophus sinicus isolate RSC01 linkage group LG09, ASM3656204v1, whole genome shotgun sequence genome includes a window with the following:
- the FZD1 gene encoding frizzled-1, whose product MAEEEAPKKSRAAGGGASWELSAGALPAGPVAEGSWDSGGHRCRCRPPADSGRLARWLLLLIWLLEAPLLLGVRAQAAGQGPGPGQQPPPPPPQQQQSGQQYNGERGISIPDHGYCQPISIPLCTDIAYNQTIMPNLLGHTNQEDAGLEVHQFYPLVKVQCSAELKFFLCSMYAPVCTVLEQALPPCRSLCERARQGCEALMNKFGFQWPDTLKCEKFPVHGAGELCVGQNTSDKGTPTPSLLPEFWTSNPQHSGGGHRGGGFPGGPGASERGKFSCPRALKVPSYLNYHFLGEKDCGAPCEPTKVYGLMYFGPEELRFSRTWIGIWSVLCCASTLFTVLTYLVDMRRFSYPERPIIFLSGCYTAVAVAYIAGFLLEDRVVCNEKFSEDGARTVAQGTKKEGCTILFMMLYFFSMASSIWWVILSLTWFLAAGMKWGHEAIEANSQYFHLAAWAVPAIKTITILALGQVDGDVLSGVCFVGLNNVDALRGFVLAPLFVYLFIGTSFLLAGFVSLFRIRTIMKHDGTKTEKLEKLMVRIGVFSVLYTVPATIVIACYFYEQAFRDQWERSWVAQSCKSYAIPCPHLQAGGGAPPHPPMSPDFTVFMIKYLMTLIVGITSGFWIWSGKTLNSWRKFYTRLTNSKQGETTV is encoded by the coding sequence ATGGCTGAGGAGGAGGCGCCTAAGAAGTCCCGGGCCGCCGGCGGCGGCGCGAGCTGGGAACTTTCTGCCGGGGCGCTCCCCGCAGGGCCGGTGGCGGAGGGGAGCTGGGACTCGGGCGGCCACCGCTGCCGCTGCCGCCCCCCAGCTGACTCCGGGCGCCTGGCGCGCTGGCTATTGCTGCTGATTTGGCTGCTGGAGGCTCCGCTGCTGCTGGGGGTCCGCGCGCAGGCGGCGGGCCAGGGCCCTGGGCCGGGGCAGcagcccccgccgccgccgcctcagcAGCAACAGAGCGGGCAGCAGTACAACGGCGAGCGGGGCATCTCCATCCCGGACCATGGCTACTGCCAGCCCATCTCCATCCCGCTGTGCACGGACATCGCTTACAATCAGACCATCATGCCCAACCTGCTGGGCCACACGAATCAGGAGGATGCGGGCCTCGAGGTGCACCAGTTCTACCCTCTGGTGAAAGTACAGTGCTCGGCCGAGCTCAAGTTCTTCCTGTGCTCCATGTACGCGCCCGTGTGCACCGTGCTAGAGCAGGCTCTGCCGCCCTGCCGCTCCCTCTGCGAGCGCGCGCGCCAGGGTTGCGAGGCGCTCATGAACAAGTTCGGCTTCCAGTGGCCGGACACGCTCAAGTGCGAGAAGTTCCCGGTGCACGGCGCCGGCGAGCTGTGCGTGGGCCAGAACACGTCGGACAAGGGCACCCCGACACCTTCGCTGCTACCGGAGTTCTGGACCAGCAACCCCCAGCACAGCGGCGGGGGCCACCGTGGCGGCGGCTTTCCGGGGGGCCCCGGCGCGTCGGAGCGAGGCAAGTTCTCGTGCCCGCGCGCTCTCAAGGTGCCCTCCTACCTCAACTACCACTTCCTGGGGGAGAAGGACTGCGGCGCGCCCTGTGAGCCGACCAAGGTGTACGGGCTCATGTACTTTGGGCCCGAGGAGCTGCGCTTCTCGCGCACCTGGATCGGCATCTGGTCAGTGCTGTGCTGCGCCTCCACGCTCTTCACGGTGCTCACGTACCTGGTGGACATGCGGCGCTTCAGCTACCCGGAGCGGCCCATCATCTTTCTGTCGGGCTGCTACACGGCGGTGGCCGTGGCCTATATCGCCGGCTTCCTGCTGGAGGACCGGGTGGTGTGTAACGAAAAGTTCTCCGAGGACGGGGCGCGCACAGTGGCACAGGGCACCAAGAAAGAGGGCTGCACCATCCTCTTCATGATGCTCTACTTTTTCAGCATGGCCAGCTCCATCTGGTGGGTGATCCTGTCGCTTACCTGGTTCCTGGCGGCCGGTATGAAGTGGGGCCACGAAGCCATCGAGGCAAACTCGCAGTATTTTCATCTGGCCGCCTGGGCCGTGCCGGCCATCAAGACCATCACTATCCTGGCGCTGGGCCAGGTGGATGGCGACGTGCTGAGCGGGGTGTGCTTCGTGGGGCTCAACAACGTGGACGCGCTGCGCGGCTTCGTGCTGGCACCCCTCTTTGTGTATCTGTTCATCGGCACGTCCTTTCTGCTGGCCGGCTTCGTGTCGCTCTTCCGCATTCGCACCATCATGAAGCACGACGGTACCAAGACCGAGAAGCTGGAGAAGCTCATGGTGCGAATTGGCGTTTTCAGCGTGCTTTACACGGTGCCAGCCACCATAGTCATCGCCTGCTACTTCTACGAGCAGGCCTTCCGGGACCAGTGGGAGCGCAGCTGGGTGGCCCAGAGCTGCAAGAGCTACGCcatcccctgtccccacctccagGCAGGTGGAGGCgcccctcctcacccacccaTGAGCCCTGACTTCACAGTCTTTATGATCAAATACCTTATGACACTGATCGTGGGCATCACGTCAGGCTTCTGGATCTGGTCCGGCAAGACCCTCAACTCCTGGAGGAAGTTCTACACCAGACTCACCAACAGCAAACAGGGGGAGACCACCGTCTGA